In Arthrobacter ramosus, one DNA window encodes the following:
- a CDS encoding IclR family transcriptional regulator — protein sequence MADSRTPRSAEGLGSSSPAPAVTRAAAVLDALAEAPSGRLTLSDLSRELGIPKSSTSNLLMALEEARLITREGADFSLGRKLVELGAAYLSRLDEVQEFYKFCEQAPTLSGETVRIAMIDGDHIIYLARYEGHPAVRLTSNIGDKMPLSLSAVGKVLLAQLHDHDIEAMFPDDVELPVMTPKSLRSAAELKSQVAAIRKKGYALEDEESTLGVVCLAVPVPTHGAHGPSLGLSVTALKATFSEEQAALMVKELKELAHSLGNPMG from the coding sequence ATGGCCGATTCCCGCACCCCCCGTTCCGCCGAAGGATTGGGGAGCTCCTCGCCGGCGCCTGCCGTGACCCGCGCGGCCGCGGTCCTGGATGCCTTGGCGGAGGCACCTTCCGGCCGGCTGACACTCAGCGATCTTTCGCGGGAACTCGGGATTCCGAAGTCTTCCACGTCAAACCTGCTGATGGCTCTTGAAGAAGCCCGGCTTATTACGCGCGAAGGTGCCGACTTTTCACTTGGCCGGAAGCTTGTTGAACTTGGCGCCGCCTACCTCAGCCGGCTCGATGAAGTCCAGGAGTTCTACAAGTTCTGCGAGCAGGCACCAACGCTCTCCGGCGAAACAGTGCGGATTGCGATGATCGACGGCGATCACATCATTTACCTGGCGCGCTACGAAGGGCACCCAGCCGTCCGGCTCACGTCGAACATCGGCGACAAAATGCCGCTTTCCCTGAGCGCCGTCGGAAAGGTTCTCCTGGCCCAGCTTCACGACCATGACATCGAGGCGATGTTCCCGGACGACGTGGAGCTCCCTGTCATGACCCCGAAGTCCCTCCGGAGTGCCGCTGAGCTCAAGTCCCAGGTGGCCGCGATCCGCAAGAAGGGCTATGCCCTGGAGGACGAGGAATCCACGCTCGGTGTGGTTTGCCTTGCCGTGCCCGTGCCTACCCACGGGGCACATGGCCCCAGCCTCGGTCTCTCGGTGACAGCCTTGAAGGCCACTTTTTCCGAGGAACAGGCGGCCCTGATGGTGAAGGAACTCAAGGAGCTCGCCCACTCGCTGGGCAACCCGATGGGCTAA
- a CDS encoding L-idonate 5-dehydrogenase, whose protein sequence is MSGFQLPQSSPAVVAHAAGDLRIEDIALVVPTPDQAVVEIAYGGICGSDLHYWLHGAAGESILKAPMVLGHEIVGTVVQQAADGSGPAAGTAVAVHPATPAPGAARYPEDRPNLSPGCTYLGSAARYPHTDGAFSRYATLPSRMLRGLPSTLDLRTAALVEPASVAWHAVARAGDVAGKTALVIGSGPIGALAVAVLKRAGATRIVAVDMHDKPLEIARAVGADEVLKGDDAEAIAAVEADVVIESSGSHFGLASAIKGAVRGGKVVMVGLLPSGPQPVFISLAITRELELLGSFRFNDEIDEVIAALADGSLYVDPVVTHEFTLDRGLEAFEVARNSAESGKVLLNFQPVA, encoded by the coding sequence ATGAGCGGCTTCCAGCTTCCCCAGTCTTCACCCGCCGTCGTGGCGCACGCCGCCGGCGACCTTCGCATCGAGGACATAGCCCTCGTTGTTCCCACCCCTGACCAGGCGGTCGTCGAGATCGCTTACGGTGGCATCTGCGGCTCGGACCTGCACTACTGGCTCCATGGCGCGGCGGGGGAATCGATCCTCAAAGCTCCCATGGTGCTCGGTCACGAAATCGTCGGCACCGTTGTCCAGCAGGCCGCCGATGGCAGCGGCCCGGCAGCCGGAACCGCCGTCGCCGTCCACCCCGCGACCCCCGCCCCGGGTGCGGCCAGATATCCGGAAGACCGGCCCAACCTTTCTCCGGGCTGCACCTACCTCGGCAGTGCGGCACGGTACCCGCACACGGACGGTGCCTTCAGCCGCTACGCGACCCTGCCGTCCCGCATGCTCCGGGGCCTTCCGTCCACGCTGGACTTGCGCACGGCGGCGCTTGTGGAGCCGGCCAGCGTTGCCTGGCATGCCGTCGCCCGCGCGGGGGACGTGGCCGGAAAGACGGCGCTGGTGATCGGAAGCGGTCCGATCGGCGCGCTGGCAGTCGCTGTCCTCAAGCGCGCGGGGGCAACCCGGATCGTGGCCGTCGACATGCATGACAAGCCTCTTGAGATCGCGCGTGCAGTGGGCGCCGACGAAGTTCTCAAGGGCGATGACGCAGAGGCAATCGCCGCCGTGGAAGCCGATGTCGTCATCGAGTCCTCCGGCAGCCACTTCGGACTGGCATCGGCCATCAAGGGCGCAGTACGCGGTGGGAAAGTGGTCATGGTCGGGCTGTTGCCCTCGGGACCGCAGCCGGTCTTCATTTCGCTGGCCATCACCCGCGAGCTCGAACTGCTCGGTTCCTTCCGTTTCAACGACGAGATCGACGAGGTCATTGCGGCGCTCGCGGACGGTTCGCTCTACGTGGATCCGGTGGTGACCCACGAATTCACGCTGGACCGCGGCCTGGAGGCCTTCGAGGTGGCCAGGAACTCTGCCGAATCCGGAAAGGTCCTGCTGAACTTCCAGCCTGTGGCCTAA
- a CDS encoding methyltransferase family protein, giving the protein MTASGDAARDKRLAEIGTAVFAAAPATVAGLLPWVVTRWKVKQPVPGGLAAQCAGVLLIGVGTAVITNSFARFALEGLGTPAPFAPPKNLVVSGFYRFVRNPIYVGVGAAITGQGLLLGQPKLFGLAALGAVPVVAFVKLYEEPTLARKFGAEYEDYRANVPRWLPRLTPWQQEGQGRT; this is encoded by the coding sequence ATGACAGCGTCCGGAGATGCAGCGCGTGATAAGAGGCTTGCGGAAATCGGAACGGCGGTGTTCGCCGCCGCCCCGGCGACCGTCGCCGGTCTGTTGCCGTGGGTGGTGACCCGCTGGAAAGTGAAACAGCCCGTGCCAGGCGGACTGGCGGCCCAGTGCGCAGGTGTTCTCCTGATCGGCGTCGGGACGGCGGTGATCACCAACTCGTTTGCACGGTTCGCTCTTGAGGGACTGGGAACGCCGGCACCCTTTGCGCCACCGAAGAACCTTGTGGTCAGCGGTTTCTACAGGTTCGTGCGGAACCCCATCTACGTGGGCGTTGGCGCCGCGATCACCGGACAGGGCCTCCTGCTGGGACAGCCGAAGCTGTTCGGCCTGGCGGCCCTCGGCGCAGTTCCCGTGGTGGCCTTCGTCAAGTTGTATGAGGAGCCGACGCTGGCACGCAAGTTCGGCGCCGAGTATGAGGACTACCGCGCAAACGTCCCGCGCTGGCTGCCTCGGCTCACTCCTTGGCAGCAGGAGGGCCAGGGTCGAACCTGA
- a CDS encoding SDR family oxidoreductase produces the protein MSGLFDLTGRVALVTGSSRGIGNALARGLADAGATVVLNGINTERLKDAESAMAADFGPGRIHSCAFDVTSDTEAARGVAWVEENVGPLEILVNNAGIQHRVPMLDLDVKDWERVITTDLTSAFLVGREAARHMIPRGRGKIINICSVQTDLARPTIAPYVAAKGGLRNLTRAMTAEWAASGLQINGIAPGYIHTEMTQNLVDDPDFNSWILGRTPAHRWGTVADLAGPAVWLASEASNFVNGQTIFVDGGMTVVV, from the coding sequence ATGAGTGGACTCTTTGATCTCACCGGGCGCGTGGCGCTCGTTACCGGATCCAGCCGCGGCATCGGCAACGCGCTGGCCCGCGGATTGGCCGACGCCGGCGCCACCGTTGTCCTCAACGGCATCAACACGGAGCGGCTCAAGGACGCGGAATCCGCCATGGCGGCGGACTTCGGACCGGGCCGCATCCACAGCTGTGCGTTCGACGTCACCAGCGATACTGAGGCGGCCCGCGGCGTTGCCTGGGTTGAGGAGAACGTCGGCCCCCTCGAGATCCTCGTCAACAATGCGGGCATCCAGCACCGCGTCCCGATGCTGGACCTGGATGTGAAGGACTGGGAGCGGGTCATCACCACCGACCTGACGAGCGCCTTCCTCGTAGGACGTGAAGCCGCCCGCCACATGATTCCGCGGGGCCGCGGCAAGATCATCAACATCTGCTCCGTGCAGACTGACCTGGCGCGCCCCACGATCGCCCCCTATGTGGCCGCCAAGGGTGGACTGCGGAACCTGACACGCGCCATGACCGCCGAATGGGCGGCCTCCGGCCTTCAGATCAACGGCATCGCTCCGGGTTACATCCACACCGAAATGACCCAGAACCTCGTGGACGATCCCGACTTCAACTCCTGGATCCTTGGCCGGACGCCGGCCCACCGATGGGGCACCGTGGCGGATCTCGCCGGTCCGGCGGTCTGGCTTGCTTCCGAGGCTTCGAACTTCGTCAATGGCCAGACGATCTTCGTCGACGGCGGAATGACGGTGGTCGTGTAA
- a CDS encoding Nramp family divalent metal transporter, with protein sequence MSSVDSTKPESGEAPAIDSKPEDPSADGRAPSGAKRSPVRRFLGLLGPGLVTGAADDDPSGIATYAQVGATFSNGMLWTAPVTLPMMMAVQEICDRTALATGDSLGRLARRKFSRKPRVVIAILIVALMVANTLNAAADLMAVGQGMELFGAGPAQLWSAIAGIGIALVLVAGGFAVIAKVFKWLCLALLAYVAVLFVSKVDWPDVAAGLLGLQFRFSWDYLGLIVAVLGTTISPYLFFWQSAHRIEELREDDLGGDNAVGLDDHSAPAARRKLRDARADVFIGMFFSVLVMFAIIAATAATLGKNGTDIKTAADAAKALEPIAGPAAKFLFAAGFVGSGILAVPVLAASGSAGLSGLLGKEWGFDRRPSKARTFYVLLGVGTIGGVIISLFNSDPIGLLVLSAIINGIAAAPFLIVTMLISRDKDLMGNYRNGKLAATLGWATTAIMVVAGAVGIWTTVTGA encoded by the coding sequence ATGAGTTCCGTGGACTCTACCAAACCGGAATCCGGTGAGGCCCCAGCCATCGACAGCAAGCCAGAGGATCCTTCCGCGGATGGTCGGGCTCCCTCGGGCGCGAAACGCTCCCCGGTCCGGCGATTCCTCGGCTTGCTCGGCCCGGGCCTGGTCACCGGCGCTGCGGATGATGACCCTTCCGGAATTGCGACCTACGCCCAGGTCGGCGCCACTTTCTCCAACGGGATGCTCTGGACTGCGCCGGTGACTTTGCCGATGATGATGGCCGTCCAGGAAATCTGCGACCGCACCGCCCTGGCCACCGGGGACAGCCTGGGCAGGTTGGCCCGCCGGAAGTTCTCCCGCAAGCCACGTGTGGTGATCGCGATCCTCATCGTGGCGCTGATGGTGGCGAACACCCTGAACGCGGCCGCGGACCTGATGGCGGTCGGGCAGGGCATGGAGCTGTTCGGTGCAGGCCCGGCCCAGCTGTGGAGCGCGATCGCTGGAATCGGCATCGCCCTTGTCTTGGTTGCCGGTGGTTTCGCCGTCATTGCCAAGGTCTTTAAGTGGCTCTGCCTTGCGCTGCTGGCCTATGTGGCGGTGCTGTTCGTGTCCAAGGTGGACTGGCCTGACGTTGCGGCGGGCCTGCTGGGCCTGCAGTTCCGCTTCAGCTGGGACTACCTGGGGCTCATCGTTGCGGTCTTGGGCACCACGATCTCCCCCTACCTGTTCTTCTGGCAGAGCGCGCACCGGATCGAGGAGCTGAGGGAAGATGACCTCGGAGGCGATAACGCCGTCGGGCTGGATGACCACTCGGCGCCCGCCGCCCGGCGCAAGCTCCGCGACGCCCGCGCGGACGTATTCATCGGCATGTTTTTCTCCGTCCTGGTCATGTTCGCCATCATCGCTGCCACCGCGGCGACCTTGGGAAAGAACGGCACGGACATCAAGACCGCCGCGGATGCCGCCAAGGCTCTGGAACCCATCGCGGGCCCAGCTGCCAAGTTCCTCTTCGCGGCCGGGTTTGTCGGCTCGGGGATCCTCGCCGTCCCGGTCCTGGCGGCCTCGGGCTCTGCGGGATTGTCTGGACTGCTCGGCAAGGAATGGGGCTTCGACCGGCGCCCCAGCAAGGCGCGCACGTTCTACGTGCTGCTCGGTGTGGGAACCATCGGCGGCGTCATCATCAGTCTGTTTAATTCCGACCCCATCGGACTGCTGGTTTTGAGTGCCATCATCAACGGGATCGCCGCTGCACCGTTCCTCATTGTCACCATGCTCATCTCCCGGGACAAAGACCTCATGGGCAACTATCGGAACGGGAAACTTGCCGCAACCCTCGGCTGGGCCACCACCGCGATCATGGTGGTCGCTGGCGCCGTCGGCATCTGGACCACGGTCACCGGCGCGTAG
- a CDS encoding MFS transporter: MDDAVVEPEQLRRATLASSVGSALEYYDFYIYGLASALIFGPLFFKPLGESGALIASFATYGVGFAARPFGGIFFGFIGDRFGRKMVLLMTIGMMGLASFAIGLLPTFDQAGMLGAVLLVTLRIVQGLGAGAEQAGATTLISEVAPPKRRGYFASLPFVGIQLGTLLGAGTFALIGMANKNVLEGWLWRVPFLASFILIVVAIFIRLRLKETPVFQELEKHKNVVKNPVGELWKHSKKNVLVGIGLRMGENGNSSIYSALLISFMSVKEGVFPGDKFIGPVGLLIAAGFAAVMVVTFGALSDRIGRVKVYRYGALFQAVFAIPAFYLVTLGNVTLVWAVMVVGIALGVQSMLGPQCPLLPELFGSQYRFTGVALSRELSAVLAGGLVPLVGVALLAATGNSWVVLAVYSLVLALISYITTFFTPETAGRDLRSLEDAK, translated from the coding sequence ATGGACGACGCAGTAGTTGAGCCGGAACAGCTGCGAAGGGCAACTCTTGCCAGCTCCGTAGGATCCGCCCTGGAGTACTACGACTTCTACATTTATGGCCTGGCTTCGGCCCTGATCTTCGGACCGCTGTTCTTCAAGCCCTTGGGTGAAAGCGGCGCATTGATCGCGTCGTTCGCAACCTATGGCGTTGGATTCGCGGCGCGGCCCTTCGGTGGTATCTTCTTCGGATTCATCGGAGACCGCTTCGGCCGCAAGATGGTCCTCCTGATGACCATCGGCATGATGGGCCTTGCCAGCTTCGCGATCGGCTTGCTGCCGACGTTCGACCAGGCGGGCATGCTCGGCGCTGTCCTGCTGGTGACGCTCCGTATTGTCCAGGGCCTGGGCGCTGGAGCAGAACAAGCAGGCGCAACCACGCTGATCTCCGAAGTCGCTCCACCGAAGCGCCGCGGCTACTTCGCTTCGTTGCCCTTCGTGGGCATCCAACTTGGAACCCTCCTCGGCGCCGGTACCTTTGCGCTCATTGGCATGGCCAACAAGAACGTGCTCGAAGGCTGGTTGTGGCGTGTGCCTTTCCTCGCCAGCTTCATCCTGATCGTCGTGGCAATCTTCATCCGTCTCAGGCTGAAGGAAACCCCGGTGTTCCAGGAACTGGAGAAGCACAAGAACGTGGTGAAGAACCCCGTTGGTGAGCTCTGGAAGCACTCCAAAAAGAATGTGCTGGTGGGCATCGGTCTCCGCATGGGCGAGAACGGCAACTCCTCGATCTACTCGGCATTGCTCATCTCCTTCATGTCAGTCAAGGAAGGCGTCTTCCCTGGCGACAAGTTCATCGGCCCGGTCGGTCTGCTGATCGCCGCCGGATTTGCCGCCGTCATGGTGGTCACCTTCGGCGCCTTGTCGGACCGAATTGGTCGCGTCAAGGTCTACCGCTACGGGGCCTTGTTCCAGGCAGTCTTCGCGATTCCCGCCTTCTACCTGGTGACCCTCGGCAACGTGACCCTTGTATGGGCCGTCATGGTTGTCGGCATCGCCCTTGGCGTGCAGTCCATGCTTGGCCCGCAGTGCCCGCTTCTGCCCGAGCTCTTCGGCTCGCAGTACCGCTTCACCGGTGTGGCCTTGAGCCGCGAACTGTCTGCTGTCCTGGCCGGCGGACTCGTGCCCCTCGTTGGCGTCGCGCTCCTTGCCGCTACGGGCAACTCCTGGGTGGTCCTGGCGGTCTACTCGCTGGTCCTGGCGCTGATTTCATACATCACCACCTTCTTCACCCCGGAAACAGCCGGCCGCGACCTCCGTTCCCTGGAGGACGCGAAGTAG
- a CDS encoding D-2-hydroxyacid dehydrogenase — MMNTMTTDELTIAIAVPLEAEHVERIRAVDPSITVLYEPELLPPERFPADHSGDPDFKRTPEQEERYWSMLNKAQILYGFPNENPAGLARIAQSNPHLQWIHAMAAGAGGAVKASGLDSETLQKFKVTTSAGVHALPLAEFAALGILNGFKRSAELAQDQAAKVWPELRTPTKLVNGSKLVITGLGEIGLETARIARALGMKVSGTKRNVEEIEGIDEVADNDGLAGLLATADAVVNTLPGTPYTEKLFNHEVFSAMKPGTVFANVGRGTVVDEEALVEALDNGQVSYACLDVFAVEPLPQYSPLWNHPKVMVSPHTSALSAAENRLIAERFISNLRTFLDGGELPHLVDTVHFY, encoded by the coding sequence ATGATGAACACCATGACGACTGATGAACTCACCATCGCGATCGCAGTCCCGCTCGAAGCTGAGCACGTGGAGCGTATCCGCGCCGTAGATCCGAGCATTACCGTGCTCTACGAACCCGAGCTTCTTCCTCCGGAACGCTTCCCGGCCGACCACTCCGGCGATCCGGACTTCAAGCGGACTCCCGAACAAGAAGAACGCTACTGGTCGATGTTGAACAAGGCCCAGATCCTCTACGGTTTCCCCAACGAGAATCCGGCCGGCCTGGCCCGCATCGCCCAGAGCAACCCGCACTTGCAGTGGATCCACGCCATGGCCGCAGGTGCCGGCGGCGCCGTGAAGGCTTCCGGCCTCGACAGCGAGACCTTGCAGAAGTTCAAGGTCACCACCTCCGCAGGCGTGCACGCCCTTCCACTCGCCGAGTTCGCAGCCCTGGGCATCCTCAACGGCTTCAAGCGCAGCGCGGAACTTGCACAGGACCAGGCTGCCAAGGTCTGGCCCGAGCTGCGCACCCCCACCAAACTTGTGAACGGCTCCAAACTGGTCATCACGGGTCTCGGCGAAATCGGCCTCGAGACCGCCCGCATCGCCCGCGCACTCGGCATGAAGGTGAGCGGAACCAAGCGGAACGTCGAGGAGATCGAAGGAATCGACGAGGTCGCGGACAACGATGGCCTCGCGGGACTCCTGGCTACGGCAGACGCCGTCGTCAACACGCTCCCCGGCACGCCATACACGGAGAAACTCTTCAACCACGAGGTCTTCTCGGCAATGAAGCCCGGAACGGTTTTTGCCAACGTTGGTCGCGGAACCGTGGTTGATGAAGAGGCACTCGTCGAAGCCCTGGACAACGGCCAGGTGTCCTACGCCTGCCTGGACGTCTTCGCCGTCGAGCCGCTCCCCCAGTACAGCCCGCTGTGGAACCACCCGAAGGTCATGGTCTCACCGCACACCTCGGCGCTCAGTGCCGCTGAGAACCGACTCATCGCCGAGCGTTTCATCAGCAACCTGCGTACGTTCCTCGACGGCGGGGAACTCCCCCACCTCGTGGACACGGTGCATTTCTACTAA
- a CDS encoding NAD(P)-dependent oxidoreductase translates to MTSKTAGFVGLGLMGFPMAANLLANGWGVTAWNRSAEALAELEKLGGKRSESVAGLRDQPIIIFMLPDLSYIQDAAAPLLDSWRSDAPLPGTTVVIMSSVSPTAVQEFGRAVRSASGGNAVVVDAPVSGGTKGAQDGTLAIMVGAGEEDFQRSLPVLQSMGTTVRRMGNLGAGSLAKACNQLIVGTTTAALAEAAELAERSGMDASALFEVLAGGLAGSRVLEIVGPRLAAKDYAPTGPAKFMHKDLKFVLESAEAAGAAVPMATAGVELYRELIDQGLGDQDLAVVRQTIANLSDSSLSPLN, encoded by the coding sequence ATGACTTCCAAGACCGCAGGTTTTGTGGGACTCGGGCTCATGGGCTTCCCCATGGCAGCCAATCTGCTCGCCAACGGCTGGGGGGTGACTGCATGGAACCGTTCCGCCGAAGCGCTCGCCGAATTGGAGAAGCTCGGCGGAAAACGTTCGGAGTCGGTTGCCGGGCTCCGGGACCAACCCATCATCATTTTCATGCTTCCGGATCTCTCCTACATCCAGGATGCCGCAGCTCCTCTGCTCGATTCCTGGCGCTCGGACGCGCCGCTTCCGGGAACCACGGTGGTCATCATGAGCAGCGTGTCCCCGACCGCCGTGCAGGAATTCGGCCGGGCGGTCCGTAGCGCAAGTGGCGGGAACGCCGTCGTCGTCGATGCCCCGGTCAGCGGAGGCACCAAAGGCGCACAGGACGGCACACTGGCCATCATGGTGGGAGCCGGCGAAGAAGACTTCCAGCGATCGCTTCCCGTGCTCCAATCCATGGGCACCACCGTCCGCCGCATGGGCAACCTGGGCGCCGGTTCGCTGGCGAAGGCCTGCAACCAACTGATCGTCGGGACGACGACGGCGGCGCTCGCGGAAGCCGCCGAACTCGCCGAGCGCTCGGGCATGGATGCTTCTGCCCTCTTCGAGGTCCTGGCCGGCGGACTCGCCGGAAGCCGGGTCCTGGAAATTGTCGGCCCACGCCTGGCAGCCAAGGATTACGCGCCCACAGGTCCCGCGAAGTTCATGCACAAGGACCTCAAGTTCGTGCTCGAAAGCGCCGAAGCGGCCGGTGCCGCTGTCCCGATGGCGACTGCCGGCGTCGAACTCTACCGCGAACTGATTGATCAGGGCCTTGGCGACCAGGACCTTGCAGTTGTCCGCCAGACCATCGCCAACCTCAGCGACTCCTCCCTAAGCCCTCTGAACTAA
- a CDS encoding GH92 family glycosyl hydrolase, translating into MSSPHDSPAVRPGSRGRPRRSRLAPAMAVAAALAIGTPVEASAAPTVTDLSNEVNPFVGTESEGNAYPGATLPFGMVQLSPDNTDSYASTSYSNNAGRVWGFSHRHVNSAGCPAAGELLVSPSTTATPTTSRRFTSIQPGSESATAGYYGVTLGNSVKVDLSATTRVGAHRYTFPAGTTSNLSFNTGQTLRTAGASSVSWVDGTTLEGWIDNGGFCSGNEKKSRYYFSATFDRAPLSTGTWGNNAQFVAGRNSSEVTDGNNGFVATFDTTTDRDVEVSVGVSYVSVEGARGNRIAEATADGTRLPFDQVRAKARDAWNAELGRFDITASAEQRKIFYTQLYKTLLSPTIGSDVDGRYTGMDAKTHTANGWNYYQTFSLWDTYRTQATFHALFAKNRAADIVRSMYQARVEGGWLPRWSLGSVETNIMAGDPVSPWIAENFTLGTVPDDIAGRMWDYLVENATTAPPAGVASVGRQSAAFYLANGHIPYYPEGGGGLGAQFEEYRHGGSATMEFAAADASIGSAAQRLGKTGQAAEFLARGTNWSKLWNPDVTLSGGFKGIVNAVNPEGRFVSVPERTDVTRSGFHEGTPWHYQWMATQDVVGLQQKMGGREEFVKRLDYYFNQPALQSAPGVSPSSWAAGGSTYYASIGYNPGNEPMMMNPWLYGFVGEPAKTNDVLAANLNRFPNTPGGGVGNDDLGTLAAWYVMASLGIQPVMPGSGIMALNAPKVQAATITLESGEKLRITAAGAKEKLPSYIAGVTVNDNVHTAAWVDVDEIRNGGRLDFALSGTKAGLDWATAQKDWIPSVSAPRKATPAIVPGADLTAIAGREKTIDVARVTFAGAAPAAVEPITATVSWAGGDPVTATVTEDNGAWVIRSTSTFAAAGAVSGVVSIASAANTPRFSPPLFAPTSTNLTVLVTAAPVSPPVSPPVSPPVSPGVNVVPPTTGSTGTTVKAASGLAHTGMAPAVFSLLFVALGAIALGSALVIRRRRANG; encoded by the coding sequence ATGTCAAGCCCACACGACAGTCCGGCTGTACGCCCAGGGAGCCGGGGAAGGCCACGTCGATCGCGGCTCGCGCCGGCGATGGCGGTTGCGGCCGCGCTCGCGATCGGAACTCCGGTCGAGGCATCCGCTGCCCCGACCGTCACCGACCTCTCCAACGAGGTCAACCCGTTCGTTGGCACCGAGAGCGAAGGCAACGCCTATCCGGGGGCGACGCTCCCGTTCGGAATGGTGCAGCTCAGCCCTGACAACACCGACAGCTACGCTTCCACGTCGTACAGCAACAACGCCGGCCGCGTGTGGGGATTCAGCCACAGGCACGTCAATAGCGCGGGTTGCCCGGCCGCCGGTGAACTCCTGGTCTCGCCCAGCACCACCGCTACGCCCACCACCTCGCGACGGTTCACTAGCATCCAGCCCGGAAGCGAATCCGCCACAGCCGGTTACTACGGTGTTACCCTCGGCAACTCCGTCAAGGTCGATCTCTCGGCCACCACCCGAGTGGGCGCGCACCGGTACACCTTCCCGGCCGGCACGACCTCCAATCTTTCGTTCAACACGGGTCAGACGCTGCGCACCGCCGGCGCGAGTTCGGTCTCCTGGGTCGATGGGACTACCCTCGAGGGCTGGATCGACAACGGCGGGTTCTGCAGCGGAAACGAGAAAAAGTCCCGCTACTACTTCAGCGCCACTTTCGACCGCGCTCCGCTGTCGACCGGCACCTGGGGCAACAACGCCCAGTTCGTCGCCGGCCGGAACTCCAGTGAGGTCACCGACGGCAACAACGGTTTCGTCGCGACGTTCGATACCACGACCGACCGCGATGTCGAGGTGAGCGTCGGGGTCTCGTACGTGAGCGTCGAAGGCGCCCGCGGTAACCGGATCGCCGAGGCGACCGCCGACGGCACCCGGTTGCCGTTTGATCAGGTCCGCGCGAAAGCCCGCGACGCCTGGAACGCCGAACTTGGCCGGTTCGACATCACGGCATCCGCCGAGCAGCGCAAGATCTTCTACACCCAGCTGTATAAGACGCTGCTGTCGCCGACCATCGGAAGCGACGTCGACGGCCGGTACACAGGAATGGACGCCAAGACGCACACCGCCAATGGCTGGAACTACTACCAGACGTTCTCACTGTGGGACACCTACCGCACGCAGGCGACGTTCCACGCGCTGTTCGCAAAGAACCGGGCCGCCGACATCGTCCGGTCTATGTATCAGGCCAGGGTCGAGGGCGGCTGGTTACCGCGCTGGTCGCTCGGTTCGGTCGAGACGAACATCATGGCCGGCGACCCGGTCTCGCCGTGGATCGCGGAGAACTTCACGCTCGGCACCGTGCCAGACGACATCGCCGGCCGGATGTGGGACTACCTCGTCGAGAACGCGACAACCGCGCCCCCCGCGGGCGTCGCATCCGTTGGCCGTCAGAGCGCCGCGTTCTACCTGGCCAACGGCCACATCCCCTATTATCCGGAGGGCGGCGGCGGCCTAGGCGCCCAGTTCGAAGAGTACCGTCACGGCGGCTCGGCCACGATGGAGTTCGCAGCTGCTGACGCCAGCATCGGCTCGGCCGCGCAGCGGCTTGGGAAGACAGGCCAAGCGGCAGAGTTCCTGGCCCGTGGAACCAACTGGTCGAAGCTCTGGAACCCGGATGTCACACTCAGCGGCGGTTTCAAGGGCATCGTCAACGCCGTCAACCCCGAGGGCCGGTTCGTCTCGGTTCCGGAACGCACGGATGTGACCAGGTCCGGTTTCCACGAGGGAACCCCGTGGCACTACCAGTGGATGGCGACGCAGGATGTGGTCGGTCTGCAGCAGAAGATGGGAGGTCGCGAGGAGTTCGTCAAGCGACTCGACTACTACTTCAACCAGCCGGCCCTCCAGTCCGCTCCGGGGGTCTCTCCGAGCAGCTGGGCTGCGGGCGGCAGCACGTACTACGCGAGCATAGGGTACAACCCGGGCAACGAACCGATGATGATGAACCCCTGGCTGTACGGCTTCGTCGGTGAGCCGGCCAAGACCAACGACGTGCTCGCGGCCAACCTCAACCGCTTCCCGAACACCCCCGGCGGCGGGGTCGGCAATGATGACCTCGGCACTCTCGCCGCTTGGTATGTGATGGCCTCTCTCGGCATCCAGCCGGTGATGCCCGGCTCGGGGATCATGGCTCTCAACGCCCCCAAGGTTCAGGCCGCCACGATTACCCTCGAGAGCGGTGAAAAACTGCGGATCACTGCTGCAGGCGCGAAAGAGAAGCTTCCGAGTTACATTGCTGGTGTGACCGTGAACGACAACGTGCACACGGCTGCCTGGGTCGATGTGGACGAGATCCGGAACGGCGGTCGGCTCGACTTCGCACTGTCCGGCACTAAGGCAGGCCTCGACTGGGCCACGGCCCAGAAGGACTGGATCCCGAGTGTCTCTGCGCCGCGCAAGGCCACTCCGGCGATAGTTCCAGGGGCGGACCTGACTGCGATCGCCGGCCGGGAAAAGACCATTGATGTCGCACGGGTCACCTTCGCGGGCGCGGCGCCGGCCGCCGTCGAACCCATCACGGCAACGGTGTCGTGGGCAGGGGGAGACCCGGTCACGGCAACTGTGACGGAGGACAACGGGGCCTGGGTCATCCGTTCCACGTCGACGTTCGCAGCGGCCGGAGCCGTGAGCGGCGTGGTGAGCATCGCCAGCGCGGCGAACACGCCGAGGTTCTCGCCGCCCCTGTTCGCGCCGACCTCGACCAACCTCACGGTTTTGGTCACTGCCGCCCCCGTCAGTCCGCCCGTCAGTCCGCCCGTCAGTCCGCCCGTCAGCCCTGGAGTCAACGTGGTCCCCCCGACCACCGGAAGCACCGGCACCACCGTTAAGGCGGCGAGCGGACTGGCCCACACCGGCATGGCCCCAGCCGTTTTCTCCCTGTTGTTCGTGGCTCTCGGCGCCATTGCGCTCGGCTCGGCCCTCGTGATTCGCCGCAGGCGAGCGAACGGCTAG